A portion of the Krasilnikovia cinnamomea genome contains these proteins:
- a CDS encoding alpha/beta hydrolase family protein, with translation MTGQLDGAVLPVAGITSPVSEVAGCWSPALSPDGRHAAYVSDRGGTPQVWVQPIGSDLAFVIDTGGEPVAAVHWSTDGDWLACQVSPGGAPRHEVWLVRPDGSASHQVAGFGADTADAIRWLPGRPLLAVTENLSRALLVDAGTGQRHVVAEGELIALLDVSPDHGRALLRRGPRGARRLVVRDLHSGLERYVTQGQQGCFGPDGHSVYAVSDAGEFPVLIRWPSYGGEVAAGTGPGNVADAAGVVADAAGVVTDAAGVVADARPGQVADGVEVVADAGRGEVESFALTVDGRTVAVLWNVRGGESELALLDLAHDGRRVVDPLPGSVVGGLAWSADGRTLAFTAEGPGQPHGVWTCPVEGQPLPVAVEPGALELFGIGDGDSVTRPGGSSGRDRLRAAEADAPHPAGAGASPAQRGTARPVLHTLRSHDGLEITGWLLRPAGDGPHPAVLWLHGGPEAQERPGHNPLFQSLVNRGVAVFAPNVRGSSGFGRSFVAADNGPLRYAAIADVAACVNYLVTAGIADPARVGCAGRSYGGYLTLAALTRYPELFAVGVDVCGMSNFATFYAHTEPWIAAAAVTKYGDPVADAELLRDLSPITRIDRLRAPLLVVHGANDSNVPVIESEQVVAALAERGVPHHYLLFPGEGHELLHRAARAEYLRVTTDWLAKHLQAHVLTS, from the coding sequence GTGACCGGACAGCTCGACGGGGCGGTGCTGCCCGTGGCAGGGATCACCTCCCCGGTCTCTGAGGTAGCCGGCTGTTGGTCGCCGGCCCTGTCGCCGGACGGGCGGCACGCGGCGTACGTATCCGACCGGGGCGGCACCCCCCAGGTCTGGGTGCAGCCGATCGGCAGCGACCTGGCGTTCGTCATCGACACCGGCGGCGAGCCGGTCGCCGCGGTGCACTGGTCCACCGACGGCGACTGGCTGGCCTGCCAGGTCAGTCCCGGCGGGGCGCCCCGGCACGAGGTGTGGCTGGTGCGTCCCGACGGTTCCGCGTCGCACCAGGTGGCGGGCTTCGGCGCGGACACCGCCGACGCGATCCGCTGGCTGCCCGGCCGCCCGCTGCTGGCGGTCACCGAGAACCTGAGCCGGGCGTTGCTCGTCGACGCCGGAACCGGCCAACGGCACGTCGTCGCTGAGGGCGAGCTCATCGCGCTGCTCGACGTCAGCCCGGACCACGGCCGGGCGCTGCTGCGGCGCGGCCCGCGCGGGGCGCGCCGGCTTGTCGTGCGCGACCTGCACAGCGGCCTCGAACGGTACGTGACCCAAGGCCAGCAAGGGTGCTTCGGCCCGGACGGGCATTCCGTGTACGCGGTCAGCGACGCGGGAGAGTTCCCGGTGCTGATCCGGTGGCCTAGCTACGGCGGGGAGGTGGCGGCCGGCACCGGACCTGGGAATGTGGCCGACGCCGCCGGGGTGGTGGCCGACGCCGCCGGGGTGGTGACCGACGCCGCCGGGGTGGTGGCCGACGCCCGGCCTGGTCAGGTGGCCGATGGGGTCGAGGTGGTGGCCGACGCCGGGCGCGGGGAGGTGGAGTCGTTTGCGCTGACGGTGGACGGCCGTACCGTTGCCGTGTTGTGGAACGTCCGGGGCGGGGAGTCGGAACTCGCGCTGCTCGACCTCGCCCACGATGGACGCCGCGTCGTGGATCCGCTGCCGGGCAGCGTGGTCGGCGGCCTGGCGTGGAGCGCGGACGGCCGCACGCTGGCGTTCACGGCCGAGGGTCCGGGGCAGCCGCATGGCGTCTGGACCTGCCCGGTCGAGGGGCAGCCGCTGCCCGTCGCGGTCGAACCGGGCGCCCTCGAGCTGTTCGGGATCGGCGACGGCGACTCCGTGACCCGCCCGGGCGGGTCGTCGGGGCGGGACCGTTTGCGGGCCGCCGAGGCCGACGCGCCACATCCGGCCGGAGCCGGCGCATCCCCAGCGCAACGGGGCACGGCGCGGCCGGTGTTGCACACTCTGCGGTCGCACGACGGCCTGGAGATCACCGGATGGCTGCTGCGGCCCGCAGGTGACGGCCCGCACCCCGCCGTGCTGTGGCTGCACGGCGGCCCCGAGGCGCAGGAACGGCCCGGACACAACCCGCTGTTCCAGTCGCTGGTGAATCGCGGCGTCGCCGTCTTCGCACCGAACGTGCGCGGCTCGTCCGGCTTCGGGCGCAGCTTCGTCGCCGCCGACAACGGCCCGCTGCGGTACGCCGCGATCGCCGACGTGGCCGCCTGTGTGAACTACCTGGTCACGGCCGGAATCGCCGACCCGGCCCGGGTGGGCTGCGCCGGCCGCTCGTACGGTGGCTACCTGACGCTGGCCGCACTGACCAGGTACCCGGAGTTGTTCGCGGTCGGCGTCGACGTGTGCGGCATGTCGAACTTCGCCACGTTCTACGCGCACACCGAGCCATGGATCGCCGCCGCCGCAGTCACCAAGTACGGCGACCCGGTGGCCGACGCCGAGCTGCTGCGCGACCTGTCCCCGATTACCCGGATCGACCGGCTGCGCGCGCCACTGCTCGTGGTGCACGGCGCGAACGACAGCAACGTGCCGGTGATCGAGTCGGAGCAGGTGGTCGCCGCCCTGGCCGAGCGCGGGGTGCCGCACCACTATCTGTTGTTCCCCGGGGAAGGGCACGAGCTGCTGCACCGCGCCGCCCGCGCCGAATACCTGCGAGTGACCACCGACTGGCTGGCAAAGCATCTGCAGGCACACGTCCTGACCTCCTGA
- a CDS encoding endonuclease domain-containing protein, whose protein sequence is MRGNGGGGGPRRDADLLEWIGFEQCGVLTVAQAVAAAGRGVVRGHLRLGRWRRICRGVLLTENGRLGWDQQLWVAVLAAGPGALLGGVTAATLGGVRGLRAGPVDVLIPAHRTVTRRLTGLPLDMPGVRVHRSTLLTPGTRLGRPPRTTVARAVVDAASWARTDDEARVVLAAACQQRRVLPSQLHEVVAAHPRSPRRALIRATISDLDGGAQALSELDFVALCRRYGLPSPDLQQHRTDARGRHRYLDAYWRQWRLHVEVDGAHHMDVRHWAADMLRQNEVWISGDRILRFPSWLLRGRPDEVAAQIRAALTAAGWREPPS, encoded by the coding sequence GTGCGAGGTAATGGCGGTGGTGGTGGGCCCCGGCGCGACGCCGATCTTCTGGAGTGGATCGGTTTCGAGCAATGCGGCGTCCTGACGGTCGCACAGGCCGTGGCGGCGGCCGGGCGGGGTGTCGTGCGTGGACATCTGCGGCTCGGACGCTGGCGACGGATCTGTCGCGGCGTACTGCTGACCGAGAACGGTCGGCTCGGCTGGGATCAGCAGCTGTGGGTCGCGGTGCTGGCGGCGGGCCCGGGCGCCCTTCTCGGAGGCGTGACGGCCGCAACCCTCGGCGGCGTCCGTGGCCTGCGGGCCGGGCCAGTGGACGTCCTGATCCCCGCCCACCGCACGGTGACCCGACGGCTGACGGGCCTGCCGCTGGACATGCCCGGCGTACGAGTGCATCGGAGCACGCTGCTGACGCCCGGGACGCGACTCGGCCGACCGCCGCGGACGACGGTGGCCCGCGCGGTGGTGGACGCCGCCTCGTGGGCCCGTACGGATGACGAGGCCCGCGTCGTGCTGGCCGCGGCCTGCCAGCAGCGCCGGGTCCTGCCGTCGCAGCTGCACGAGGTGGTGGCCGCCCACCCCCGGTCGCCACGGCGGGCACTCATCCGTGCCACGATCTCGGATCTCGACGGCGGCGCCCAGGCCCTCTCCGAGCTGGACTTCGTCGCGCTCTGCCGCCGGTACGGGCTGCCGTCACCCGATCTTCAACAGCACCGTACGGACGCGCGGGGCCGTCACCGCTACCTGGACGCGTACTGGCGACAGTGGCGGCTGCACGTGGAGGTCGACGGCGCACACCACATGGACGTGCGGCACTGGGCAGCCGACATGCTGCGCCAGAACGAGGTGTGGATCTCCGGTGACCGGATCCTGCGCTTCCCGTCCTGGCTCCTGCGGGGCCGGCCCGACGAGGTCGCCGCGCAGATTCGGGCCGCCCTGACAGCGGCCGGCTGGCGCGAGCCACCGTCGTGA